The DNA region TTTCTACGATTATCCCCACATCAAAATTGTTGAAAGTAATGACACAGCAGCCTGCGCTAAACGCATTCAGGATGAAAAACTGACTGATACAATGGCGATCGCAAACACCTTAGCAGCTGAACTTTACGGATTGAACATTCTGGAGCGTCGTGTAGAGTCGAACAAAAAAAATTACACTCGCTTTCTTATCCTTAAAAAAGACAAAACAGACGAAGGTAAAAAGATAAATAAAGCATCAATCTGTTTTCAGGTTGGCCACAAAGCAGGTTCGCTGGCAACCGTACTGAATGTATTTGCTGAACAAGACGTAAGCTTAACAAAAATACAATCGATGCCTGTACTTGGAAAACGAAACGAATATTACTTTTATGTCGATTTAGAGTGGCCAAGTACCGAAAAGTACGATAAGGCGATCAGAAAGGCACTAAAATACACATCAAACTTCAATATCCTTGGCGAGTATCAAAAGAACGATAAAGTGTAATTGAGTCCGAAGTCCGGAGTCGGGAATCAGAAGTCCGAAGTTTTAAAAAAAAGAGTACAGCGTATAAAACCTTAGCAAAACAATCAAACAATTAATCAATATAACATTCAAAAGATATCATAATGAAACTTAATTTAAACATTCAGCCATTAAACACTTGGTTAAACACCAACAACGAACCTTTATTGATTTCAGGCCCATGTAGCGCAGAAACTGAAGAGCAATTATTAACAACAGCTCATTTATTGGCTGCAACAGGCAAAGTATCGGTTTTAAGAGCCGGAATTTGGAAGCCACGCACCCGTCCGGGAGAATTTGAAGGTATCGGAAGCATTGGTTTAGAATGGTTGAAGCGTGCAAAAGAAGAAACCGGCTTACCAACTGCGGTTGAAGTTGCAAATGCAAAACACGTTGAAGAAGCTTTAGCAGCAGGAGTAGATATTTTATGGATTGGCGCACGTTCTACAGTAAACCCTTTCACCGTTCAGGAAATTGCCGACGCCTTAAAAGGACACGATGTTCCGGTATTAATCAAAAACCCGGTTAACCCCGATTTACAGTTGTGGATTGGAGCAATTGAACGCATTAACGGTGCTGGCATTACCAAAATTGGTGCAATTCACCGTGGTTTCTCTTCATTCGAGAAAAGCTCTTTCCGTAACGAACCAATGTGGAAACTTGCTATTCAATTGAAAACACTTTGCCCTGATTTACCAATCATTAACGATCCAAGTCACATTTGTGGTAACCGTGAGTTGATCCCATACATTGCTCAAAAAGCATTAGATTTAGATATGCAAGGCTTAATGATCGAGTCTCACCTTGATCCTTCGGTTGCCTGGACTGATGCTAAACAACAAGTTACACCAGCCGCTTTAGCCGAATTAGTTGACCGCTTAACCGTTCGTGAGCCGGAAGCACCAAACGAAGCGTTCGCTGATAAATTAGCTGATTTACGTAAATCAATTGATAAAATTGATGATATTCTTTTGCAAAAACTAGGTGAGCGTATGTCGATCGTGGAAAAAATCGGCGAGTACAAACGCGATAACCAGGTAACCATTTTGCAGGTAAACCGTTGGGATGAGATCATTAAAAAAGGCCACGCTTTTGCTAAAGCCTTAAAATTAGATACCAATTTCACCGAGAAATTCTTAGAATTGATGCACGGCGAATCTATCCGTAAGCAAACTGAAATAATGAATGCAGGCAAAACTGAGAAAGGCATTGCAGCAGAACAACATACTGAAGTTGTGAAATAAGCTCAAAGCAGAAAGCTCAAAGCTGAAAGCTGAAAGCTCAACGACTAAAGCGCCATACAATTCCCCTCTCGAGGGGTGCCCAAAGGGCGGGGTGGTCTCGAAACGAAGCTTAAAGCTGAAAGCTCAAAGCTCAAAGCTCAACGACTAAAGCGCCATACAATTCCCCTCTTGAGGGGTGCCCTTCTCCAAAGGAACTCCCTTGGAGAAGGGCGGGGTGGTTTAGAAACAAAGCAGAAAGCGATAAAAGCAAACAGAAAGTAACAAGGTTAAGCAGTACATTATTGCAAGCCGGTAAGCCCTCGCCTTTCGCGAAGATTGGCTGAGGCTTATTATTTAACAGCACAGGCTCATTGCTCAGCCCTCTCCTTTTTGGGGAGGGTTGGCTGGGGCTTTAGGGAGAGACTTATATGTCAAAAAATGCCTTAGTTTCCTTTAAGGGAACCAAGAATATTAATACGGAAATACAACTGACAGGCTCGAAAAGCGAATGCAATAGAGCTTTGATTATTAGCGCATTGAGCGATAAACTCGTTAAAGTGGAAAATTTATCAAATGCCGCCGATACGGTTACATTAGATGGAATACTCAAAAAGTTGGGAGTTGAGAGTTCGGAGTTGGGAGAAAGCGCTACACTAAAAGCTCCAAACTCAACACTCGTAGATGTTGGCCCTGCGGGAACGGCTATGCGCTTTCTTTCTGCCTATTTATCTGCAAAAAATGGCAATTTCCTGCTAACCGGAACCGAGCGGATGAAACAGCGCCCAATTGGTATTCTGGCTGAGGCTTTAAAAACCATTGGCGCCAATATCTCTTACGCTGAAAATGATGGCTTCCCTCCGCTCAACATTGTTGGGCCCTTGAACCAAAAGACCTCCAAAGTAAAAATCAAGGGTGATGTAAGCAGTCAGTATATTTCGGCATTGCTGATGATTGCCCCTACCCTGCCAGATGGATTAACCCTCGAGATTGATGGCGAACTCACTTCTAAACCATATGTAGATATGACGTTGGATATGCTTGCCGAGGCGGGTATTAAACATTTGTGGAACGGCAACTCAATTTCGATTAGCGCACAGCCTTTTAAGTCTTCAACATTGGTGGTTGAGCCCGATTGGAGCGCAGCATCGTATTGGTACAGCATAGCGGCATTAGCTCATGAAGCTGAAATCAGTTTGCCAGCCCTTAAAGAAAAGAGCCTTCAAGGGGATAGCAAAATTCAAAATATCATGCGGATTTTTGGAATATCGACCGAAAAAACTGAGAAAGGCATTGCTATCAGCAATTTGGGCGTATCGCTTGATACAGACCAAATCCTTGATCTTAAAACCTGCCCAGACTTGGCGCAAACAATTATTGTGGTTGCGGCTGCATTGGGCAAAAACATGGCATTTACAGGTCTTGAAACCTTAAAAATTAAAGAAACCAACCGTATTGCAGCCTTACAAAACGAACTTGCAAAAATTGGCGTTACGTTAACCGAAGATAATCTGGTTTATACATTGAACACCGATGGACTGCATTTTCCTGATAAAATTACTATTGCCACCTACGAAGATCACCGAATGGCAATGGCCTTTGCTCCGCTGGCCTTGTTAATAAACGAGGTGGAAATTGAAGAAATGCAGGTAGTAGAAAAATCTTATCCTTATTTTTGGGAGGATTTGAAAAAGGCGGGGTTTGAAGTGAAAGAGATCTGAAACAGGAGATGTGAGACGCGAGATATGAAAATAAAAAGCAAAAGAATAATTTCCATGCAACCATATTTCCTAACACTGAATTAAATAATGATATAAATAATCCTAACCCGACCCGTTTGCAGTTTGATTGAAAAATCTCAAACCGATAGCTTAAATCAATTTAAAAACAACTTAACCAAACTAGATTTGACATTTGGAGGGAAGCTCTCAAATCGTAAATCTAAAATCATCAATCTAAAATAAACATGGCAGGCAACTCATTCGGACAACTATTTCGCATTACCACCTTTGGCGAATCTCATGGCGTAGCCATTGGGGTGATTATTGATGGTTGCCCGGCACAACTGGATATCGACATGGATTTCATTCAGTCGGAATTGGACAAAAGAAA from Pedobacter endophyticus includes:
- a CDS encoding chorismate mutase codes for the protein MKLNLNIQPLNTWLNTNNEPLLISGPCSAETEEQLLTTAHLLAATGKVSVLRAGIWKPRTRPGEFEGIGSIGLEWLKRAKEETGLPTAVEVANAKHVEEALAAGVDILWIGARSTVNPFTVQEIADALKGHDVPVLIKNPVNPDLQLWIGAIERINGAGITKIGAIHRGFSSFEKSSFRNEPMWKLAIQLKTLCPDLPIINDPSHICGNRELIPYIAQKALDLDMQGLMIESHLDPSVAWTDAKQQVTPAALAELVDRLTVREPEAPNEAFADKLADLRKSIDKIDDILLQKLGERMSIVEKIGEYKRDNQVTILQVNRWDEIIKKGHAFAKALKLDTNFTEKFLELMHGESIRKQTEIMNAGKTEKGIAAEQHTEVVK
- the aroA gene encoding 3-phosphoshikimate 1-carboxyvinyltransferase; this translates as MSKNALVSFKGTKNINTEIQLTGSKSECNRALIISALSDKLVKVENLSNAADTVTLDGILKKLGVESSELGESATLKAPNSTLVDVGPAGTAMRFLSAYLSAKNGNFLLTGTERMKQRPIGILAEALKTIGANISYAENDGFPPLNIVGPLNQKTSKVKIKGDVSSQYISALLMIAPTLPDGLTLEIDGELTSKPYVDMTLDMLAEAGIKHLWNGNSISISAQPFKSSTLVVEPDWSAASYWYSIAALAHEAEISLPALKEKSLQGDSKIQNIMRIFGISTEKTEKGIAISNLGVSLDTDQILDLKTCPDLAQTIIVVAAALGKNMAFTGLETLKIKETNRIAALQNELAKIGVTLTEDNLVYTLNTDGLHFPDKITIATYEDHRMAMAFAPLALLINEVEIEEMQVVEKSYPYFWEDLKKAGFEVKEI
- a CDS encoding prephenate dehydratase, with protein sequence METTKRVAIQGIKASFHEEAAYKFFGRSIETIECNSFKETCDRLEKNEADFVVMAIENSIAGSLLPNYTLIRDYGFSVVGEVYLAIQLHLMALPGVKFNDIKTVTSHPIAIRQCIDFFYDYPHIKIVESNDTAACAKRIQDEKLTDTMAIANTLAAELYGLNILERRVESNKKNYTRFLILKKDKTDEGKKINKASICFQVGHKAGSLATVLNVFAEQDVSLTKIQSMPVLGKRNEYYFYVDLEWPSTEKYDKAIRKALKYTSNFNILGEYQKNDKV